Proteins from a genomic interval of Kribbella aluminosa:
- the hisB gene encoding imidazoleglycerol-phosphate dehydratase HisB, with protein MTRTARIDRETSESKVLVELDLDGTGRAEISTGVGFYDHMLNALAKHALLDLHVNTVGDLEIDAHHTVEDTAIGIGQALKEALGDKRGIRRFGDATVPLDEALVHCTVDLSGRPYCVHTGEPDGQVYAIIGGDYAGSLTQHVFETLAFNAAICIHIRVLSGRDPHHIVEAQFKAFARALRAAAEHDPRQPGIPSTKGAL; from the coding sequence ATGACGCGCACTGCCCGGATCGATCGGGAGACGAGCGAGTCCAAGGTCCTGGTCGAGCTCGACCTGGACGGCACCGGTCGCGCCGAGATCTCAACAGGCGTTGGGTTCTACGACCACATGCTCAACGCGCTGGCCAAGCACGCGCTGCTCGACCTGCACGTGAACACGGTCGGCGACCTCGAGATCGACGCGCACCACACGGTCGAGGACACCGCGATCGGCATCGGCCAGGCGCTGAAGGAGGCGCTCGGGGACAAGCGCGGCATCCGCCGGTTCGGCGACGCGACCGTCCCGCTGGACGAGGCGCTCGTGCACTGTACGGTCGACCTCTCCGGCCGTCCGTACTGCGTGCACACCGGCGAGCCGGACGGCCAGGTGTACGCGATCATCGGCGGCGACTACGCGGGTTCGCTGACCCAGCACGTGTTCGAGACGCTGGCGTTCAACGCCGCGATCTGCATCCACATCCGGGTGCTGTCCGGCCGCGACCCGCACCACATCGTCGAGGCGCAGTTCAAGGCGTTCGCGCGGGCGCTCCGGGCCGCCGCCGAGCACGACCCGCGGCAGCCGGGCATCCCGTCCACCAAGGGCGCCCTGTGA
- the hisD gene encoding histidinol dehydrogenase: MIRRVDLRGRVAAGELLNLSADVNALVPRAVFDVEAALDVVRPICLDVRHRGLAAIREYGEKFDHVRVEDVRVPAEALKTALEELDPVVRSAFEESIRRVREVSADELTADIASEPAPGGRVTQRFVPVQRVGLYVPGGRAPLASSVVMNVVPAQVAGVPSLAVASPPQKEFGGLPHPTVLAVCALLGIEEVYAMGGAQAIAGFAYGFDGCPKVNLITGPGNIYVVAAKRALLGEVGIDSEAGPTEIAILADDTADPKHVAADLISQAEHDPMAASVLVTPSASLADKVEAELPGQVAQTKHAERVTEALEGRQSAIVLVDDLDQGTAVVDAYAAEHLEIQTADAEERAGLITNAGAIFVGSWSPVSLGDYCAGSNHVLPTAGCACHSSGLSVRSFLKAVHVINYSRDALHEVSGHVLALAHAEDLPAHGAAVSARFPGER; this comes from the coding sequence ATGATTCGCCGCGTCGACCTGCGGGGCCGAGTGGCGGCCGGAGAGCTGCTGAACCTCTCCGCCGATGTGAATGCCCTGGTCCCCCGAGCCGTGTTCGACGTCGAGGCTGCCCTCGACGTCGTCCGACCGATCTGCCTGGACGTCCGCCATCGCGGGCTCGCGGCGATCCGGGAGTACGGCGAGAAGTTCGACCATGTGCGGGTCGAGGACGTCCGGGTCCCCGCGGAGGCGCTGAAGACCGCGCTCGAGGAGCTCGACCCGGTGGTGCGCAGCGCCTTCGAGGAGTCGATCCGCCGGGTCCGCGAGGTCAGTGCGGACGAGCTCACCGCGGACATCGCGTCCGAGCCCGCGCCGGGTGGTCGCGTCACGCAGCGGTTCGTCCCGGTCCAGCGCGTCGGGCTGTATGTGCCGGGCGGTCGCGCGCCGCTGGCGTCGAGCGTCGTGATGAACGTCGTCCCCGCGCAGGTGGCCGGCGTACCGTCGCTGGCTGTTGCTTCCCCGCCACAGAAGGAGTTCGGCGGACTGCCACACCCGACCGTGCTCGCGGTGTGCGCTCTGCTCGGGATCGAGGAGGTGTACGCGATGGGCGGCGCGCAGGCGATCGCCGGGTTCGCGTACGGCTTCGACGGCTGCCCCAAGGTCAACCTGATCACCGGACCCGGCAACATCTACGTCGTCGCCGCCAAACGCGCGCTGCTCGGTGAGGTCGGCATCGACTCCGAGGCCGGCCCGACCGAGATCGCGATCCTCGCCGACGACACCGCGGACCCGAAGCACGTCGCCGCGGACCTGATCAGTCAGGCCGAGCACGACCCGATGGCTGCCAGCGTGCTGGTCACGCCGAGCGCGAGCCTGGCGGACAAGGTGGAGGCCGAGCTGCCCGGGCAGGTCGCACAGACCAAGCACGCCGAGCGTGTCACCGAAGCGCTCGAAGGCCGGCAGTCCGCGATCGTCCTGGTCGACGACCTGGACCAGGGCACGGCCGTCGTGGATGCGTACGCCGCCGAGCACCTGGAGATCCAGACCGCCGACGCCGAGGAGCGCGCGGGGCTGATCACCAACGCCGGCGCGATCTTCGTCGGCAGCTGGTCGCCGGTGTCGCTCGGCGACTACTGCGCGGGCTCCAACCACGTCCTGCCGACGGCCGGGTGCGCGTGTCACTCGTCCGGCCTGTCCGTGCGCAGCTTCCTGAAGGCCGTGCACGTGATCAACTACTCCCGCGACGCGCTGCACGAGGTCTCCGGTCACGTGCTCGCGCTCGCGCACGCCGAGGACCTGCCCGCCCACGGCGCCGCGGTGTCGGCGCGGTTCCCGGGGGAGCGGTGA
- the hisH gene encoding imidazole glycerol phosphate synthase subunit HisH: protein MTKKVVLLDYGSGNIRSGERALQRVGADVTVTADFDEASNADGLLVPGVGAFEACMTGLKAVRGDVVVDRRLTGGRPVLGICVGMQILFARGIEHGVETDGCEQWPGTVERLQPEDAQPVPHMGWNTVDVPSGTKLFEGVEKERFYFVHSYGVRTWELDDVRASVAPLVTWTTYGGDKFVAAVENGPLTATQFHPEKSGDAGAALLENWVRSL, encoded by the coding sequence GTGACGAAGAAGGTCGTCCTGCTCGACTACGGCTCGGGAAACATCCGGTCCGGCGAGCGTGCCCTGCAGCGCGTCGGCGCCGACGTCACGGTGACCGCGGACTTCGACGAAGCGAGCAACGCCGACGGCCTGCTGGTGCCGGGAGTCGGTGCGTTCGAGGCCTGCATGACCGGGCTGAAGGCGGTCCGCGGCGACGTCGTCGTCGATCGCCGGCTGACCGGCGGCCGTCCGGTGCTCGGGATCTGCGTCGGGATGCAGATCCTGTTCGCGCGCGGCATCGAGCACGGCGTCGAGACCGACGGCTGCGAGCAGTGGCCCGGCACGGTCGAGCGCCTGCAGCCCGAGGACGCCCAGCCGGTGCCGCACATGGGCTGGAACACGGTCGACGTACCGTCCGGGACCAAGCTCTTCGAGGGTGTCGAGAAGGAACGCTTCTACTTCGTGCACTCGTACGGCGTCCGCACCTGGGAGCTCGACGACGTGCGCGCGTCGGTCGCCCCGCTGGTCACGTGGACGACGTACGGCGGTGACAAGTTCGTCGCCGCGGTCGAGAACGGGCCGCTGACCGCGACCCAGTTCCACCCGGAGAAGTCCGGCGACGCCGGCGCGGCCCTGCTGGAGAACTGGGTCCGCTCGCTCTAG
- a CDS encoding histidinol-phosphate transaminase, with protein sequence MGRFHGLPIRDELKSFEPYGAPQLDVPVLLNVNENPYPPSEDTVQDVAASVAEAARGMNRYPDREFLGLRADLAAYLARESGAQLEPEQLWAANGSNEVMLHILQAFGGPGRTALSFAPTYSMYPEYARDTNTAWVTGRRAEDFTLDRSKAIAAISRHRPSVVLLASPNNPTGTALPIDVTEAIVAQAAAIGSVVVVDEAYAEFRRAGTPSAVGLLPAYPNLAVSRTMSKAFAMAGGRVGYLAASKQFVDALRIVRLPYHLSAVTQAVARAALRHSGELLGRVELLRVERDETVDWLRSLGLRAVDSDANFVLFGTFADRHAVWQALLDDGVLIRETGPDGWLRVSIGTGEEMAAFRASLERILKTDTGRLK encoded by the coding sequence ATGGGCCGCTTCCACGGGCTGCCGATCCGCGACGAGCTGAAGAGCTTCGAGCCGTACGGCGCCCCGCAGCTCGACGTCCCGGTGCTGCTGAACGTCAACGAGAACCCGTACCCGCCGAGCGAGGACACCGTGCAGGACGTCGCCGCCTCGGTGGCGGAGGCGGCGCGCGGCATGAACCGGTATCCGGACCGCGAGTTCCTCGGCCTCCGTGCGGACCTCGCGGCGTACCTGGCCCGCGAGTCCGGCGCGCAGCTGGAGCCGGAGCAGCTGTGGGCGGCGAACGGGTCCAACGAGGTGATGCTGCACATCCTGCAGGCCTTCGGCGGCCCCGGCCGTACGGCGCTGTCGTTCGCGCCGACGTACTCGATGTATCCGGAGTACGCCCGGGACACCAACACCGCCTGGGTCACCGGCCGCCGGGCCGAGGACTTCACGCTGGACCGGAGCAAGGCGATCGCCGCGATCTCCCGGCACCGCCCGTCGGTCGTGCTGCTCGCCTCGCCGAACAACCCGACCGGTACGGCGCTGCCGATCGACGTCACCGAGGCGATCGTCGCGCAGGCCGCCGCGATCGGCTCGGTCGTGGTGGTCGACGAGGCGTACGCCGAGTTCCGCCGGGCCGGGACACCCAGCGCAGTCGGCCTGTTGCCGGCGTACCCGAACCTGGCCGTCTCGCGGACGATGTCGAAGGCGTTCGCGATGGCCGGCGGGCGGGTCGGATACCTTGCCGCGAGCAAGCAGTTCGTGGACGCGCTGCGGATCGTCCGGTTGCCGTACCACCTGTCCGCGGTGACGCAGGCGGTCGCCCGCGCAGCCCTGCGGCACTCCGGCGAGCTGCTCGGCCGGGTCGAGCTACTCCGGGTCGAGCGCGACGAGACCGTCGACTGGCTGCGGTCGCTCGGCCTGCGCGCGGTCGACTCGGACGCGAACTTCGTGCTGTTCGGCACGTTCGCCGACCGGCACGCGGTCTGGCAGGCGTTGCTCGACGACGGCGTACTGATCCGCGAGACCGGACCGGACGGCTGGCTCCGGGTCTCGATCGGCACCGGCGAGGAGATGGCCGCGTTCCGCGCTTCACTGGAGCGCATCCTGAAGACAGACACTGGAAGGCTGAAATGA
- a CDS encoding LON peptidase substrate-binding domain-containing protein encodes MDSRLPLLTVDTVIFPGLVVAIPVTDVQGRAVVRDLVENGGELVCGALAVRDGYELGERVFRSLYGTGCAATISEVAVDADDEGPIEVTLTGNRRFKVSELDGSGDYLVADVEWLDDELGDDPLGTATIALERFRKYADAVSEISRPGLHLGELPDNPSTLSYLMSAAMKLMTPDRQKLLEAPDASTRLAQLVGLLDSELAAITALPSLPATDLITWSTLSPN; translated from the coding sequence ATGGACTCCCGCCTGCCGCTGCTCACTGTCGACACGGTGATCTTCCCCGGGCTGGTGGTGGCGATTCCGGTCACCGACGTGCAGGGTCGTGCGGTGGTCCGCGACCTGGTCGAGAACGGTGGCGAGCTGGTCTGCGGGGCGCTCGCGGTCCGGGACGGGTACGAGCTGGGTGAGCGGGTGTTCCGGTCGCTGTACGGGACCGGGTGTGCGGCAACCATCTCCGAGGTCGCGGTGGACGCGGACGACGAGGGGCCGATCGAGGTCACGCTGACCGGGAACCGGCGGTTCAAGGTGTCCGAGCTGGACGGCAGCGGCGACTACCTGGTCGCGGACGTCGAGTGGCTCGACGACGAGCTCGGGGACGACCCGTTGGGCACGGCAACGATCGCGCTCGAGCGGTTCCGCAAGTACGCCGACGCCGTCAGCGAGATCAGCCGACCCGGCCTGCACCTCGGCGAGCTGCCCGACAACCCCAGCACGCTGTCGTACCTGATGTCCGCCGCGATGAAGCTGATGACCCCCGACCGCCAGAAACTCCTCGAGGCCCCCGACGCCAGCACGCGCCTGGCCCAGCTGGTCGGCCTCCTCGACAGCGAACTCGCCGCCATCACGGCGCTCCCGTCCCTCCCCGCCACCGACCTGATCACCTGGTCCACCCTCTCCCCCAACTGA
- a CDS encoding ferritin-like domain-containing protein encodes MNQLDALQAALAGEHAAMYGVGVAGGKLSGARFGAATDLFGAHRDNRDQLSALIVAAGQTPVAAQPAYDLPQAVTNAATAAALVLVIERRIAAVYGDLVEAAEQAPVRVFAIDALQTAAGNQLAWGGAPVAFPGAV; translated from the coding sequence GTGAACCAGTTGGATGCCCTGCAGGCCGCGCTCGCCGGTGAGCATGCGGCGATGTACGGCGTCGGTGTGGCCGGCGGGAAGCTCAGCGGTGCCCGGTTCGGTGCGGCGACCGACCTGTTCGGGGCGCACCGCGACAACCGCGACCAGCTGAGCGCGCTGATCGTCGCGGCCGGCCAGACCCCGGTCGCGGCCCAGCCGGCGTACGACCTCCCGCAGGCCGTCACGAACGCCGCGACGGCGGCCGCGCTGGTGCTGGTCATCGAACGCCGGATCGCGGCCGTGTACGGCGACCTCGTCGAGGCCGCCGAGCAGGCTCCCGTCCGCGTCTTCGCGATCGACGCCCTGCAGACCGCGGCGGGCAACCAGCTCGCCTGGGGCGGCGCGCCGGTCGCGTTCCCAGGCGCGGTCTAG